gtgccaggctgtgcccacagccctCAGAGGGCTGGGCGAGACATTCCCTGCAAAACAAACACCATTAACTGCTGCAGGAAATCGGGTCTGAGTCACGGGACATCCCCTGCCCTGATGGAGGGGACATTGCTGTGCAGAAATCTCTCCTCCAGGACATGGTTGTGCAGATATCCTCTTCTCCAGGACATAACTGTGCAGAAATCCTCTTCTCCAGGACATGGTTGTGCAGAAATCTCTTCTACAGGTCACTACTGTACAGAAATCTCTCCTCCAGGACATTGCTGTGCAGAAATCTCTCCTCCAGGACATGGTTGTGCAGAAATCCTCTTCTCCAGGACATGGTTGTGCAGAAATCTCTTCTCCAGGTCACTACTGTGCAGAAATCTCTCCTCCAGGACATTGTTCTGCAGAAATCTCTTCTCCAGGACATTGTTCTGCAGATATCCTCTTCTCCAGGACATAACTGTGCAGAAATCCTCTTCTCCAGGACATTGCTGTGCAGAAATCTCTTCTCCAGGACATAACTGTGCAGAAATCCTCTTCTCCAGGACATGGTTGTGCAGAAatctcttctccaggagcaggtgagcactgctgctgctccccatgcCCAGGGACATCACACGAGCAGGAcatgccctgtgctgcagggctgagctgtgccaggcaggaaaaCTTAGGAGGGTTTTGTCAGGGATAAGAAATTATGTCTCGTGTTGTAACTTTTTGACAACTGTCTCAGTTGCAAGATTAATGATATCAGtaataaaagaggttttctTCCACCTAAtcttttcatttcccattttaattCAAACCTGATCAGCAAACTGTCTCCTTATTCCAGCAGAGATGATTTAAATCACTGGCTGTGCTAATTACCATGATCTCCTTTGAAAGCATTTCAGTAATTCCTGACGAAATTCCAATTCCTGTTCTGAAAACCTGctctgaaagcaaataaaactttGAACTGAGAAGCCACTGACCTACTTTAGCTTTGAATTCCAGTCGCTCTGGGAGCTGGCTCCAAAGTGCAGCAaccctgtgccccaggctcgctctgcagcccctgcccagctccagctgtgggcacagctgggcccgtgctgccagggagggacagagctcAGGACCTGCtccacacccagcccagcactgcagcagagcactcatcccaaatcccttcaACACCACTTGCAAAGCAAAGGCTCAGGATTTGCCCTTaaatttggttttcctttttccccccagttcctttccccatcccatgaatcccccagtgcccccaggatccccctggagcaggaggggctgggcacagggacacagggcagagctggcagggcacaggctggcacTGTGCCTGCTCCCACCAGGACCTTGATAAAATTATCCTTGCAGGGGAACAGCGTTATTTTTGTCACGTCCTCATTTtctaaacaggaaaatattccaTTAGGAAAGCGTCCAGCTCCCCTCTGAAGGGTTTTGGCTTTTTCAGGTGGTGGAAAGGAGGGGTCTCTGCACCCCTGGTGCCAGCCAGCAAACCCTCCACAGCCTCCCCTGCAGCATTCAGGGCAGAAGTTTAAATTAATGGAGCATTTCAGAGCCCACTTTAAGGCTCAGATTGTCCCTGTGTGTGACATGGACACGCTGTttgctcctggctgccagctcccccCAAAatgctgcacctgcagcaagGCTGTGCGTGGGATCTGAGCTGCCCAGGTAAAACAGAACCTgctcccacctctgctgccctcccagctgggctgaggggtgggcacagcccctggggctcACACTGGTCacagacagagcccagcagggcccatgtggggaggaggcagcagcactggtgaAGCTCTGTACAGCTCTGGTGCAGCACTAATGCAGCTCTGGTGCAGCCCTGTACAGCTCTGTGCAGTTCTGTGCAGCTCTATACAGCTCTGGTACAGCTCTATAAGCTCTgtacagctctgtgcagctctgtaCAGCTctggtgcagctctgtgcagctctgtaaGCTCTGGTGCAGCTCTgtacagctctgtgcagctctgtgcagctctggtaCAGCTCTGTAAGCTCTgtacagctctgtgcagctctgtaaGCTCTGTAAGCTCTGTACAGCTCTATACAGCTCTGGTGCAGCTCTGTACAGCTCTgtacagctctgtgcagctctgtaaGCTCTGTACAGCTCTGTACAGCTCTGTACAGCTCTgtacagctctgtgcagctctgtaCAGCTCTGgtacagctctgtgcagctctggtgcagctctgtgcagctctgtaaAGCCCTGTACAGCTCTgtacagctctgtgcagctctgtacagctctgtgcagctctgtgcagctctatACAGCTCTATACAGCTCTgtacagctctgtgcagctctgtgcagctctgtgcagctctgtgcagctctatACAGCTCTGTACAGCTCTGGTACAGCTCTATACAGCTCTGGTGCAGCTCTctacagctctgtgcagctctgtgcagctctatACAGCTCTGGTGCAGCACTGGTACAGCTCTGTACAGCTCTGGTGCAGCTCTGGTACAGCTCTGGTACAGCTCTATACAGCTctggtgcagctctgtgcagctctatACAGCTCTATACAGCTTTATACAGCTCTGGTGAAGCTCTatacagctctgtgcagctctgtgcagctctgtaaAGCCCTgtacagctctgtgcagctctgtaCAGCACaggtgcagctctgtgcagctctggtacagctctgtgcagctctgtacagcccagggcagggctgtggcacatTCAAGgacccaggggctggggctggctcagtGTTTTGTCCCAAAATCCCTTCCACAGAACAGGACAAGGCTGGGgccctgtggctgtgcctctgTGCCCCGTGCAGGGCAGCAATCgctctcagagcagagcaggtcaGCGCAGTGACCAGGTCACCACGGCCCGGCCACGTGGCCAGAGCTCCTCACCCTGTGTCCATCACGGCCTGGGGGAGGCTCCTCTGGGCTAAAGGCACCAAACCTGCATTATTCCATTCTTTTCAACAGGACAGACCTTTAACGTGCCTTGCTGGGCTTTAGgctttcctttttccatccctgctccctcgGCTGTTCCAGGGTGACACCCCCCACAGCAGCTTGTGCCCGAGTGGATCAGATGTCCTGGAAATGTCCTGGTGCTTCCTATGGGGGTGTTctggcaggaggggcagctccctttccctcccagcccctttcAGGGCAGTTCTCCTCCCCGAGCTCCAGCACGCACCCGCGGCGTGGCCAGCGCCTGCCGAGCCCCTGCCCGGGCCAGCAGGGagtgtgccagccctgggtgctgaAACCAGAGCTGGGGCACCTGGAGCcgtccccagggctggcagcactcCCACAGCTCCACTCCCCAGAGCATGGCCAAGGTTATCCCcgtgcagagccaggggcagcagggctgcggctcagcagcacctccagagctgctcctagCAGATCTCCCCTGGCTGGgagcatcatcatcatcatcatcatcatcatcatcatcatcatcatcatcatcatcatcatcatccccCGGCTGCCAAGCatcccagcctcccctccctgcaggattTAGGTTAAGCTGCTGACGTGGCTTTGGAAGTTCTTCCCCCCGATGACGTTAAGCTCGTGCAGTTCCCCCAGCCACAAAGCCTGGTTTAATCAAAGTTGTGATTAAACCTGACAATATCCTTGTGCAGACTCTCCTTAATAAGATTTAGAACAGCTAAAATTAGTGTAATTTGGTGTTAATCATTAATCGTTTTATCCACACTTAATTCAATTTAAACGTCCACACAACGAGCTTGCGTAGACTTTGTTGCTGAAATACAAACCAAAATTGAATTAAATGTTGTTAAATTAGATCAACACAACCTGAGTGCTGCTATGAGAAGTGTTTGCCAGAGATGATTATCAGCTGATTGGTTAATGCTCAAAATTATCCTGAGCTGTGTtagcccagcagctccagcctttaGTACTTTGGGAATGCATGGACATCTCCATCAGTATTTAGTGGACAAAAATGCCCTTGCCAGCCCTCAGGAAAGACTTGCAAACATAAGGTTCAGCAGGCAACAAAAACcctgcctgaaaaaaaaaaaaaaaaaaagaagaagaaaaaaagaaactaccGAAAATCACTTTTTTAGGTGAAAAGTCACAATTCCACCACTCCACAGTGACCTCTGTGTCAGGGGCTGGGGTTGAGCAGGGCCGGGGCAGCCCCCGCCTCTCCCTGGGGGCTGGGAAGGGTCAGCACAACGACCCCGGAGAGGAACCGCGACCTTGAACTTGCCCTGTCTGGTCGCTGTCTCCTCCAGCTATCTTTTCTCCAATGGCCATTTTTTTTTGAGTgctacagaagagaaaaaacagccCGAACTCAGGAATCAGCTGCAACCTCGGCTGCCAAGTTGGCAGAGAAGATAAGGACtctttatttaaagcaaaaaaccccagacgCTGAGGAGGGATAGACAAGTCTTTAGCAACTTTTACAGCCGGTCGTGCAATACAATTTCCTAAGCAAACTCaaaacttgcaaaaaaaaaaaaaaaaaaccgagTTTTCAGCAGAAGGGTTTCCTTGAGCGCtgcgctgctgctgccagcccggGACGTGCGGGATGTGCGGGGAGTGAGGAGCCGGGGGTGACTCACGGCCCCACACACCCCGGGCACTGCTCACCGCCAGGGAAAACCCCACAAGTTCAAGGACAGTGTCCCTTCTTGGGGCGGGTCAGCAGTGCCCACAACATCGTGGGCAGGGAATCGAGCGGTGTGTGAGGCATCAGAgactggggaggagggaaggaagggaggaaaggaggaagggaggaaaggaggaaaggagaacaTTCCTCacctgcaggatgctggggcaggaagggcaAACACAGCACCAGCCATTCCATCACCAGTTATTTATTCATTTACGTCACAGAGAGGTTTCCCCTGTGTGGCCCGAGGTAAAACCCAGCTCAGGGCATCACACCCACATCTCCTGTGCCACAGGGCCTGTCTTGCATGTGCTGGGGGACAGGAAGTAAGGCAACCCCCATTTCTCCCTCTCTGGTTTGGGGACAAGCtcccttcagctgctctgggggctggaaACCTTTACAGCATCCTTTGAAGGATCCCTCAGGCTTTGCCTTCTTCCACATGCACCAACCTCTCCCTAAAACTGCTGCTACAACATCAgcttgtattttaatttctatacACTGCCTAGCAGAGTAATTCCCATCCTCTCAGCCACATGGATCAGCCGGGAAATCTGTCCCAGAGTCCATAGTCTGCTGGAAATCCCAACAGCTTCTCGTGGcttcagcagctctctgggctcagcagctgctgagatgTGCATGGAATCCACAGgattcctgcagccagagcagtgtCTGCTCTGATGGGCCCTGCAGCCGGAGCAGATGATGGTGatgtggtgatgatgatgatgatgatgcaaTCGTTCTTGCATCATCACTAATGCCGGGGGTTATTGGTGCAACACTcgctggctgcagagcagcacagcctcctgcttTTGGCCAGCGTGGAAACAGCACCTGCAGGTGGCACAAGGAGGGACACAAGGGGTGACACCAAGGGGTGACAGAGATTCAAGTGCAGGAAAAGTGAAGAGTGGGTTTTAAACTGACGTAACTTCCTCCAGCTTTGGAGTTTCCAGAAGTTCTCTCACTCCCAGGAGGTCAAGGCTGCAGAATCCCCTGCTGATGTTCCCTCTGCCATGAGCACCTGCAGAACCTTTCACAAACACCTCGGCCTGGGTGACGCTGGTGACACCGATCCGGTGCCTCCCTGGGGCAGTTTCTCACCTCTTTCTCCCCCAGAatgagcagcagggcagggacactttgcTGAATTGGCCTCGCACAGCCCCAAGCCCTGGATCCAAACACTGCCGTGTTTTGGGAGCTGTGGACAAACAccctctcctcccagccaggCAGTCAGCAAAGCCTCCATGAACATATTCAATATCGATTGCAGAAGCAGGTACAGAGCTGAACAGCAAGTCAGGCATCAGAGCTCTGGTTCAGGAATTAGACTTTGAGACacttttgggggttttgttggAGGGGGTAAAAACACAagtttttaagagaaaaaggagaaatggaagGAGGGATGGGAAAACACAAGGAgagacagaagaagaaagaaattgaatGAGGAATGGAGGGAggacataaaaagaaaaaaaaaaaaaaagaataaaatgtttttacaaaggaggggaggaaagggttgaaaagaaaaaaaaaaaagaagaagaagaaaaaagcgGTTTTTTTTTTCGTCTGGCCGGATtaggggcaggagctgccaagcGGCGGGGGGGCCAGGCTGGCCCGAGCTccgggccccgctcccggcccggcccccgccccgcccgccccgccaGCGATAAaaggaggcggcggcggccccgggcagcagctgcagcggAGCGGCCGCGACAGCGACAGCGCCGGCgacagcaccagcacagctccgCAGCAACACCGCAGCGCTCACTGCACAGCAGCTACAGCCGGTAAGGGATGGacgggatggggatggaggggatggggatgcgGTGAGGGATGCTGTGCGATGGGACGCCGCACAAAACGCGCGGTACCACAGCGTGCCCACCCCTCACCGCAGCCTGGTGAAGGCGGCACTGTCCTGGTGAAGGTGgcactgtcctgggcagggtggCACTGTCCTGGGGACGGTGGCACTGTCCTGGTTAAGGTggctctgtcctgggcagggtggCACTGTCCTGGTGAAGATAGCTGATTCCTGGGAAGGGTGGCTCTGTCCTGGGGACGGTGGCTCTGTCCTGGGGACGGTGGCACTGTCCTGGTGAAGATAGCTgtgtcctgggcagggtggTTGTGTCCAGGGGACGGTGGCACTGTCCTGGTGAAGGTGGCACTGTCCTGGTGAAGATAGCTGAGTCCTGGGCAGGGTGGCTCTGTCCTGGGGACGgtggctctgtcctggcagggctctgctctgttctgaggcactgcggggacacggTGGCTGCATTTTCCTGAAGCAAACCTTCAGCAAAAAGCCCCGATCCTCATTTATAGCGCAGCCGGGGGGGGTCTGCAGGGAGCCGGGAGAGCTctgccaccacagcagctgGATTTAACCCCCGtccctctctcttctcttccagaACTGACACCTAAACCTGctgctgcaaaacagaaatggaaaccATGCACGAGCTGATCCCCTTCGCCAAAGAAATGCTCAGCCAGAAGCCCAACAGGAAGATGGTCAAGCTGTACATGCTGGGCAGCGTGCTGGCGTTCTTTGGGGTGGTCATCGGGCTGGTGGAGACCGTGTGCAGCCCCttcagctcccagggcaggctggaggaggaggaggaggagaagacCAAGCCCGCGGCAGCCCGGGAGCAGCGGGTGCCGCAGAAACAGGAGGGTTTGGTGCTGGACAAGGGCAAAGCTCCGCCGGCGCTGCACAGGGCGCTGGTGACCCGGCACCACGCGTCCTGAGCCGGCAGCGCTCCGGACTCCGCCCGCACAGCGCTTCCAGCACGGACAGAGGGCTCGGCTGAAGGAGGCTGCACGTGTGAGACCCGCCGCAAGCGAAGGGCTTTatttgctgctgtgcagcagtgggAGAAAATACCTTTTTGTTGGTATAAACCTGTGCGCCATGCACAGCGTggtttcttatttttcttacGGACGCATTTTACACCATTTTGCAAgatcaataaatattttatatggtACCAGTGGTCGCTCtggctgcatttattttcaaaggctCCTCGTGCTGGTTTGCAAAGAGGTTTTGCTCACACCTCTGGCTCCCTTTGCGGGGCAGGGGGCCCAGGGGACAATGGAGAgggggctgtcccctccccatAAAGCCCAGtgaggctgctctggctctgtcctgtctgtctgtctgtccctctggcAGGGGAGG
The sequence above is a segment of the Oenanthe melanoleuca isolate GR-GAL-2019-014 chromosome 26, OMel1.0, whole genome shotgun sequence genome. Coding sequences within it:
- the G0S2 gene encoding G0/G1 switch protein 2; amino-acid sequence: METMHELIPFAKEMLSQKPNRKMVKLYMLGSVLAFFGVVIGLVETVCSPFSSQGRLEEEEEEKTKPAAAREQRVPQKQEGLVLDKGKAPPALHRALVTRHHAS